In Leishmania braziliensis MHOM/BR/75/M2904 complete genome, chromosome 29, a genomic segment contains:
- a CDS encoding putative ABC transporter, with the protein MPNFWRQYSIQLYGFLAKTFLQRWRMPISTTVEVLLPCLFTILISIAYWVSGHSTVPAQMYDGGANVPLNMTDFVSYFMCKKVDSKLAVPWRPCPPGMNSSFLTCLSLIGNGNEICIQNALYSALYHILYGMFYGKGSYGMNTMDGHLTLSAMVTEATHEENPTFFGRGGRDSLSHYGKLLVSSDSDTLGQRFMTFCRTKSAMCGEVLYPNSFPSLTSAKDYAAEHENTVWAIVDLPKASLTANGETEFTISMNFTATAPTSKGSSKSLFTRGLGANDGSDGYVLYWASGFLTLQTFVQEFYMSEALANHTVTGPASYDSDPATGVDGISKYLSQYGSTLIPMPTPSRYDNSFLTRWAYYMPLLAVMAILYPTSRLVMLIVSEKYNGIREAMLIMGLHPSCMFFGWYSSALIMDFVSSLLAAMFLKIGFLDKVDYSLLLLLYFSFMQQNTALCFFVSSIFHNPRVASWCIAFVLFLFAIPSFSFPDGMTDIQKIFCCLLPCVGYIQAFNMMLNYVSFGWHFGWPQAHIGYFNFSIAVGMMWASFGALMLLSFYLDRVSFGAVGRRAHPLFFLMPLVNRFRKRRIQLVKMSDMGRPIRPGSLVEWASSEEVEPGNTSFAEGPVKKDGKASPSDSSRLIEHHHDVVNPMDPGVAAVFYRLRKIYIGGGILGFFYTYFTGLFREGDRIVALDGVTFAMRTGEVSVLLGPNGAGKSTIMGMATGMVNPTSGDVFVRGYDARTHLDECRQSIGYCPQRDIVWSLLTVEEHITFYARMKGSNSVNVQDKVEYVLDLVDLQEKRHCKASKLSSGQRRRLCVAIAMVGDSSVLFLDEPTSGMDIKGRKIVYDALNRTRVHRSVLISTHLLDEADRIADRVLIINKGLLSAEGSTMYLKSQMEVGYVVTCLLDSNMSIMEENGAAEALVDFVRAESYAAQRVDGGSNEGCVVLGVQRRGREVSFRFPMTLLDSAGVSLLSVIQRNSERLHLRNVALNLATLEDVFFAVTCTTPLMTSVTDGELVGGREGESDSIDTPEMPLTITDLYEEKRAYFFVFCRHFRALFLKRLHYAQRDVKLLIYQVVLPIIFLLLSLFITLVREPTQPALRLDMTMYEHYASNPSQVMTAYSNFSGYVQNLTRFPMSVTNAFHLGPNLSNSVWGSYYLTDFREMPSGLPNVSYSMSQLLLSEVMTHKLPRCVAVAPVGAVYQQGVPKETPTLLHNTSYSHSSPQAVDALYHLATYQLFGSSVPMPTVVNSPMPLGEFEKSLVSANKQVMIGIFIILPFIFIPSNTISFIVEEKESGARHMQWISGASVLAYWLSSFVFDFACYIVTQILAFVIFLIFRRTEYIGKDTIDAALVLFLFFGLTSIPVSYFLSFFFRSSFTAQSVVFCINFTFGFLWVTLESMIAEHALRFAEVVTYVLRIFPAVCFGEAMYVLSGVQLANLMFPNRAKTSLFALLHFSETGHPVGGIGTGLIYMSCVAVVCTVGLVVLEYLRVQRLDAVFTQCCTKPNAEDEEEHHRLEEAHPSVRQEEEYVCSVETGPEPACVAVQHLNKRYIGASHAAVHNISLGVKRGEVMGLLGLNGAGKTTVVSILAGEEVATAGEVFVNHHPVQSIESRSFVGYCPQYEALLSNLSAEEHLWLYARLRSIKEKHIKAEVHMLLKELGLYPFRNQSAASLSGGNKRRLSLAIALVGHTKSVLLDEPTSGMDAVARAQTCDILRRLAADKSVVLTTHRLDEVEALADRAAFVVRGNLRCIGTPQELKNAYNTTAAYTLNVLFPITVHLQGIHENLVEKVRSYVLDTITAALGENVRQTLRCEVVEVHPCSMQLTVNADLPPICIAVSNLQGGRAEGIPATAYVSVSQPTLEDILLLQ; encoded by the coding sequence ATGCCCAACTTTTGGCGGCAGTACAGCATCCAGCTGTACGGGTTTCTGGCCAAGACATTCCTACAGCGATGGCGCATGCCCATCTCCACCACGGTGGAGGTCCTTCTCCCTTGCCTCTTCACCATTCTGATATCCATCGCCTACTGGGTGTCGGGCCATTCGACTGTACCGGCGCAGATgtacgacggcggcgccaatGTGCCGCTGAACATGACGGACTTTGTGTCGTATTTCATGTGCAAGAAGGTGGACTCAAAACTGGCGGTGCCATGGCGCCCGTGCCCGCCTGGGATGAACTCATCGTTTCTCACGTGCCTGTCGCTCATCGGCAACGGCAATGAGATTTGCATCCAGAATGCCCTCTACTCGGCGCTGTACCACATTCTGTACGGCATGTTCTATGGCAAAGGCTCATACGGTATGAACACAATGGACGGCCACCTCACGCTGTCGGCCATGGTGACCGAGGCGACGCACGAAGAAAACCCAACATTCTTCGGCCGTGGTGGTAGGGACAGCCTGTCGCACTATGGCAAGCTGCTGGTGTCAAGCGACTCGGATACGCTGGGGCAACGCTTCATGACGTTCTGCCGCACCAAGAGCGCGATGTGCGGCGAGGTACTTTACCCCAATTCCTTCCCTTCATTGACCAGTGCCAAGGACTACGCAGCAGAGCACGAGAACACTGTCTGGGCCATCGTTGACCTTCCGAAGGCCTCCCTCACAGCCAACGGTGAGACAGAATTCACCATTAGCATGAATTTTACGGCTACTGCGCCAACGTCGAAGGGGTCATCGAAGAGCCTCTTCACCCGCGGCCTCGGCGCcaacgacggcagcgacggctaCGTGCTCTACTGGGCTAGCGGCTTCTTGACGCTGCAGACATTTGTGCAGGAGTTCTACATGTCGGAGGCTCTGGCTAACCACACCGTTACTGGCCCCGCTTCCTACGACTCGGACCCCGCGACCGGCGTGGACGGCATCAGCAAGTACCTCTCGCAGTACGGCTCTACCTTAATCCCGATGCCGACGCCGTCGCGCTACGACAACTCGTTCCTGACGAGGTGGGCTTACTacatgccgctgctcgccgTGATGGCTATCCTGTACCCGACTTCACGCCTCGTGATGCTGATCGTCAGTGAAAAGTACAACGGCATTCGCGAGGCGATGCTGATCATGGGCCTGCATCCGTCCTGCATGTTTTTTGGGTGGTACTCCTCCGCACTCATCATGGACTTCGTTTCTTCGCTGCTCGCCGCCATGTTTCTCAAGATCGGCTTCCTCGACAAGGTGGACTACAgcctcctcttgctgctcTACTTCTCTTTCATGCAGCAGAACACGGCCCTCTGCTTCTTTGTCAGCTCCATCTTCCACAACCCGCGCGTGGCGAGCTGGTGCATCGCGTTTGTGCTGTTCTTGTTTGCGATCCcatccttctcctttccggATGGCATGACCGACATCCAGAAGATCTTCTGCTGCCTGCTCCCCTGTGTCGGCTACATCCAGGCGTTCAACATGATGCTGAACTACGTTTCCTTCGGCTGGCACTTTGGGTGGCCGCAGGCGCACATTGGCTACTTCAACTTTTCCATCGCGGTTGGCATGATGTGGGCCTCGTTCGGCGCGCTGATGCTCCTCAGCTTTTACTTGGACCGCGTCTCCTTTGGCGCAGTCGGCCGCCGtgcccaccccctctttttcctaATGCCGCTGGTGAATCGCTTCCGCAAGCGCAGGATACAGCTGGTCAAAATGTCGGACATGGGCAGGCCGATTCGCCCTGGCTCTCTGGTCGAGTGGGCCAGCAGCGAGGAAGTCGAGCCGGGCAACACGTCATTTGCGGAAGGCCCGGTGAAGAAGGATGGCAAGGCATCGCCGTCAGATTCCAGCCGACTCATAGAGCACCACCATGATGTTGTTAACCCAATGGACCCcggtgtcgctgccgtcttCTACCGCCTGCGCAAGATCTACATTGGTGGTGGCATCCTCGGCTTCTTCTACACGTACTTCACCGGACTCTTCCGCGAGGGCGACCGCATCGTCGCGCTGGACGGCGTCACCTTTGCAATGCGCACCGGCGAGGTGAGCGTGCTGCTCGGCCCCAACGGTGCCGGCAAGTCCACGATCATGGGCATGGCGACTGGCATGGTGAACCCGACGAGCGGCGATGTCTTCGTGCGCGGCTACGACGCCCGGACGCACCTTGACGAGTGCCGGCAGAGCATCGGGTACTGTCCTCAGCGCGATATTGTGTGGTCTCTGCTGACGGTGGAGGAACACATCACCTTCTACGCGCGCATGAAGGGGTCTAACTCAGTGAACGTGCAAGACAAGGTGGAGTACGTGCTGGACCTCGTCGACCTGCAGGAGAAGCGTCACTGCAAGGCAAGCAAGCTGTCGAGTGGTCAGCGCCGGCGTCTGTGCGTCGCGATCGCTATGGTCGGTGACTCTTCCGTGCTGTTTCTCGACGAACCCACGTCCGGTATGGACATCAAGGGTCGCAAGATAGTATACGATGCCCTGAACCGCACCCGTGTCCATCGTAGCGTGCTTATCTCCACTCACCTTCTCGACGAGGCCGACCGCATTGCCGACCGCGTCCTCATCATAAACAAAGGATTGCTGTCCGCGGAGGGCTCGACGATGTACCTCAAGTCACAGATGGAGGTCGGGTACGTGGTGACGTGCTTGCTGGACAGCAACATGAGCATCATGGAGGAGAacggcgctgccgaggcgctggtggaTTTCGTGCGCGCCGAGAGCTACGCGGCGCAGAGAgtcgacggcggcagcaacgaGGGATGTGTGGTGCTGggggtgcagcggcgcggccgCGAGGTGTCCTTCCGCTTCCCGATGACCCTTCTCGACTCAGCTGGCGTGTCGCTTCTTTCAGTGATTCAACGCAACAGCGAGCGGTTGCACTTGCGCAACGTCGCGCTCAACCTGGCGACTCTCGAGGACGTCTTCTTCGCCGTCACGTGCACCACACCGCTCATGACAAGCGTGACAGACGGCGAGCTGGTCGGCGGGCGAGAGGGTGAAAGCGATTCGATCGACACGCCTGAGATGCCGTTGACGATCACCGACCTTTatgaagagaagagggcttACTTCTTCGTCTTCTGCCGGCACTTCCGCGCGCTCTTCCTGAAGCGACTGCACTATGCCCAGCGCGACGTCAAGCTACTCATCTAccaggtggtgctgccgatCATCTTTCTGCTCTTGTCGCTGTTCATTACCCTTGTCCGCGAACCGACCCAGCCCGCCCTTCGGCTCGACATGACCATGTACGAGCACTACGCCTCTAACCCATCTCAGGTGATGACGGCATACTCGAACTTTTCCGGCTACGTGCAGAACTTGACCCGCTTCCCCATGAGTGTCACGAACGCCTTCCACCTCGGTCCAAATCTGTCCAACAGTGTCTGGGGCTCGTACTACCTCACCGACTTCCGCGAGATGCCGTCTGGCCTGCCCAACGTGTCCTACTCCATGAGCCAGCTGTTACTGAGCGAAGTCATGACGCACAAGTTGCCGCGCtgcgttgctgtggcgccgGTGGGGGCGGTGTACCAGCAGGGTGTGCCCAAGGAAACTCCGACGTTGCTGCACAACACATCGTACAGCCACTCCTCCCCACAGGCCGTGGACGCGCTCTACCACCTCGCCACGTATCAGCTCTTCGGCTCCTCCGTGCCGATGCCGACTGTCGTCAACTCGCCCATGCCACTCGGCGAATTTGAGAAGTCGCTGGTGTCAGCAAACAAGCAGGTCATGATCGGGATCTTCATCATCCTGCCCTTCATCTTCATTCCGTCCAACACGATCTCCTTCATTGTCGAGGAGAAGGAGTCTGGCGCCCGTCACATGCAGTGGATTTCCGGTGCCAGTGTCCTGGCGTACTGGTTGAGTAGCTTTGTGTTCGACTTTGCGTGCTACATCGTTACGCAGATTTTGGCCTTCGTCATCTTCCTCATCTTTAGACGCACCGAATACATTGGCAAGGACACCATTGACGCCGCCCttgtgctcttcctctttttcggCCTGACGTCGATCCCGGTCAGCTACTTCCTGAGCTTCTTCTTCCGCTCCAGCTTCACGGCGCAGTCTGTCGTCTTCTGCATCAACTTTACCTTTGGCTTCCTGTGGGTGACGCTCGAGTCGATGATCGCCGAGCACGCACTGCGGTTCGCGGAGGTGGTGACCTACGTTCTTCGCATCTTCCCAGCTGTGTGCTTCGGCGAGGCCATGTACGTACTTTCCGGCGTGCAGCTGGCCAACTTGATGTTCCCGAACCGCGCCAAAACAAGCTTgtttgcgctgctgcacttcaGCGAGACGGGCCACCCCGTTGGCGGTATCGGCACAGGCCTCATTTATATGTCTTGCGTTGCTGTGGTCTGCACTGTGGGGCTCGTGGTTCTTGAGTACCTGCGGGTGCAGCGACTCGACGCGGTCTTCACGCAGTGCTGCACAAAGCCGAAcgccgaggacgaggaggagcaccaccgcctcgaggaggcgcacccGTCCGtgaggcaggaggaggagtacgTGTGCTCAGTGGAGACAGGACCAGAGCCCGCCTGCGttgcggtgcagcacctcaACAAGCGGTACATAGGAGCCAGTCACGCGGCTGTCCACAACATCTCGCTCGGTGTGAAGAGGGGTGAGGTGATGGGTCTGCTGGGGCTTAACGGCGCCGGGAAGACGACGGTGGTGAGCATCCTTGCAGGTGAGGAGGTTGCGACAGCCGGCGAAGTGTTTGTGAACCACCACCCCGTACAGTCAATAGAGAGCCGCTCCTTTGTTGGCTACTGCCCGCAGTACgaagcgctgctgagcaATCTCAGCGCTGAAGAGCACCTCTGGTTGTATGCCCGCCTGCGCTCGATCAAAGAAAAGCACATCAAGGCAGAGGTGCACATGCTGCTCAAAGAGCTAGGGCTGTACCCGTTCCGCAACCAGTCTGCCGCGTCTCTAAGCGGTGGCAACAAGCGCCGCTTGTCCCTTGCCATCGCGTTGGTCGGACACACAAAAAGTGTGCTTCTGGACGAGCCAACGTCAGGCATGGATGCCGTGGCCCGTGCACAGACGTGCGATAtactgcgccgcctcgcggCTGACAAATCCGTGGTGCTGACCACGCACCGCCTGGACGAGGTCGAGGCACTGGCCGACCGCGCCGCCTTCGTCGTGCGGGGCAATCTGCGCTGCATCGGTACACCACAGGAGCTGAAGAACGCGTACAACACGACTGCCGCCTACACGCTCAATGTGCTCTTCCCCATTACGGTGCACTTGCAGGGCATACACGAAAACCTGGTAGAAAAGGTGCGCAGCTACGTGCTCGACACCATCACTGCCGCGTTGGGGGAGAATGTGCGGCAGACGCTTCGGtgcgaggtggtggaggtgcaccCGTGCTCGATGCAGTTGACCGTGAACGCCGACCTTCCTCCCATCTGCATCGCTGTTTCGAACCTTCAGGGGGGCAGGGCGGAGGGCATACCTGCAACGGCGTATGTCAGCGTGAGCCAGCCGACGCTGGAGGACATTCTTCTTCTCCAGTAG
- a CDS encoding putative BET1-like protein, producing the protein MIQPQSTLFRRREGGADNDGAFSSPSSSPAPYQTRPGAAASAPVRADASQEQENDVLMQALLSDMRRAKKSFTRMGDEVREQNAVLERLRASFLTAQNSLRQTMRHLDKVGWGGFKHMWALALFVIVFFMLLYLMLRFR; encoded by the coding sequence ATGATCCAACCTCAGAGCACTCTGTTCCGCCGTCGTGAGGGCGGCGCCGATAATGATGGGGCATTTAGCTCTCCGTCCTCTTCCCCCGCCCCGTACCAGACGCGTCCCGGGGCGGCAGCTTCCGCTCCAGTGCGTGCAGACGCCTcgcaggagcaggagaacGACGTTCTCATGCAGGCCCTGTTGTCTGACATGCGCAGGGCCAAGAAGAGCTTTACTAGGATGGGCGATGAGGTGCGAGAGCAGAACGCGGTGCTGGAGCGACTGCGCGCCTCCTTCCTGACTGCGCAGAACTCCCTTCGCCAAACGATGCGGCACCTGGACAAGGTAGGCTGGGGAGGCTTCAAACACATGTGGGCGCTGGCGCTCTTTGTGATTGTCTTTTTCATGCTGCTCTACTTGATGCTTCGCTTTCGGTAA